The following are encoded together in the Deinococcus soli (ex Cha et al. 2016) genome:
- a CDS encoding PhzF family phenazine biosynthesis isomerase: protein MIAYSEVSAFTETPGHGNRAGVVLDAAHLSRQDMQALAELLGAPETVFITRREGTIARVRYFTPTQEVDFCGHATIALGFTLAQAGQWPDGQDLHLDTLVGRVPLRLHSEAGVPRRVWMRQPSPAYRAVPATLRADLAEALGIDHRMIHRGLPLAAASTGLWSVFVPLLDAVILDGLEPDLTRVHALSDALGVGSIYAYAPMGVNRFAARDFAPALGIPEDPVTGSAGGALMALLASQGRLPVRGDRACGLVYQGHALGTPGEVEVELELDGQRVTKVHVGGCATVEREGVWSPPTTATR from the coding sequence ATGATCGCCTACAGCGAGGTCAGTGCCTTCACCGAGACGCCTGGGCACGGCAACCGGGCGGGCGTGGTGCTGGACGCCGCGCACCTCTCCCGGCAGGACATGCAGGCGCTCGCCGAGCTGCTGGGCGCCCCCGAGACCGTGTTCATTACCCGCCGCGAGGGCACCATCGCGCGCGTCCGGTACTTCACGCCCACCCAGGAGGTGGACTTCTGCGGGCACGCCACCATCGCCCTGGGGTTCACGCTGGCGCAGGCCGGGCAGTGGCCCGACGGGCAGGACCTCCACCTCGACACGCTGGTGGGCCGCGTGCCGCTGCGCCTGCACAGCGAGGCGGGCGTGCCGCGCCGCGTGTGGATGCGGCAGCCCTCCCCCGCCTACCGCGCCGTGCCCGCCACGCTGCGCGCCGATCTGGCCGAGGCGCTGGGCATCGACCACCGCATGATCCACCGCGGCCTGCCACTGGCCGCCGCCAGTACGGGCCTCTGGAGCGTGTTCGTGCCGCTGCTGGACGCCGTGATCCTGGACGGACTGGAACCGGACCTGACGCGCGTCCACGCGCTGAGCGACGCGCTGGGCGTGGGCAGCATCTACGCGTACGCGCCGATGGGCGTGAACCGCTTTGCCGCGCGGGACTTCGCGCCTGCCCTGGGCATCCCCGAGGACCCCGTGACCGGCAGCGCGGGCGGCGCCCTGATGGCGCTGCTGGCCAGCCAGGGCCGCCTGCCGGTGCGCGGTGACCGCGCGTGCGGCCTCGTGTACCAGGGGCACGCGCTGGGCACGCCGGGCGAGGTCGAGGTCGAACTGGAACTCGACGGGCAACGCGTCACGAAGGTGCATGTGGGCGGCTGCGCCACCGTGGAACGCGAGGGCGTCTGGTCGCCCCCCACGACCGCCACCCGCTGA
- the holA gene encoding DNA polymerase III subunit delta — MPLIAFTGNRFLADETLRDTLRARGLDARSLPRVAGEDVTADALGPHLSPGLFGDGGVIVDLEGVKPDKALLELLSGAAVTVAVLDESPPTTRLKVYEGRGEVVPSPAPAKTGDVAGWVTTRAKKAKLPLDREASLYLAEVFGADLAGIAGELNKLALLDGPFTREAVQRVVGREPPGDSFAMLGAATTGRPGEAVTQLRRLLASGEDPFKLMGAVVWQYSLVARCVALQQEGGRITEQVAAQRLGVKPYPAKKALEVARRLNEAKIRTHLGRILDADLAMKRGLDAGVALERLIVQLSV; from the coding sequence ATGCCGCTGATCGCGTTCACCGGGAACCGCTTCCTGGCCGACGAGACGCTGCGCGACACGCTGCGCGCCCGGGGGCTGGACGCCCGCTCGCTGCCGCGCGTGGCGGGCGAGGACGTCACCGCGGACGCGCTGGGCCCGCACCTCAGCCCGGGGCTGTTCGGGGACGGCGGCGTGATCGTGGACCTGGAAGGCGTAAAGCCCGACAAGGCGCTGCTGGAGCTGCTCTCAGGTGCAGCAGTGACGGTCGCGGTGCTCGACGAGTCGCCGCCCACCACCCGCCTGAAGGTGTACGAGGGCCGCGGCGAGGTCGTCCCGTCCCCCGCCCCCGCCAAGACCGGGGACGTGGCGGGGTGGGTGACCACGCGGGCGAAGAAGGCGAAACTGCCGCTGGACCGGGAGGCCAGCCTGTATCTCGCGGAGGTCTTCGGGGCGGATCTGGCGGGCATCGCCGGGGAGCTGAACAAGCTGGCGCTGCTGGACGGGCCGTTCACGCGGGAGGCCGTGCAGCGCGTGGTGGGCCGGGAGCCGCCGGGCGACAGCTTCGCGATGCTGGGCGCGGCCACCACGGGCCGCCCCGGGGAGGCGGTCACGCAGCTGCGGCGCCTGCTCGCCAGCGGCGAGGACCCGTTCAAGCTGATGGGCGCGGTCGTGTGGCAGTACTCGCTGGTGGCGCGCTGCGTGGCCCTGCAGCAGGAGGGCGGGCGCATTACCGAGCAGGTCGCGGCGCAGCGGCTGGGCGTCAAGCCGTACCCGGCCAAGAAGGCGCTGGAGGTGGCCCGGCGCCTGAACGAGGCGAAGATCCGCACGCACCTGGGCCGCATCCTGGACGCGGATCTGGCCATGAAACGCGGCCTGGATGCCGGGGTGGCGCTGGAGCGCCTGATCGTGCAGCTCAGTGTGTAG
- a CDS encoding alpha/beta hydrolase, whose translation MTGHAGPQTLHHAAVPSGVWVPVGSGEALSLLRVPKSCVQACALVVVSHPRGQSAAHLRDSTSASVLTSALIHAGFAVLLSGDGGPASWGSPAGLAALGQVHAQATDLFRWSGRTYALGLSMGGLMALRSALPGAPYPVEGVALIDGWVDLRLAWGSALSRREEIGAAYGLADPPEDLNPAWLARAWGPRPLLVFGSPDDRTVPFDRNGEALWAEAGEPDVGGLVRLSGGHLGGNRFTPDVARQVAAFYRTLERR comes from the coding sequence GTGACCGGTCACGCTGGCCCGCAGACGCTGCACCACGCGGCGGTGCCCTCCGGTGTGTGGGTGCCGGTCGGAAGCGGCGAGGCGCTGTCACTGCTGCGCGTGCCGAAATCGTGCGTGCAGGCGTGCGCGCTGGTGGTCGTGTCGCACCCACGCGGGCAGTCGGCGGCGCACCTGCGCGACAGTACCAGCGCGTCGGTGCTGACCTCGGCGCTGATTCACGCTGGGTTCGCGGTGCTGCTCTCCGGGGACGGCGGCCCGGCCAGCTGGGGCAGCCCGGCGGGGCTGGCGGCGCTGGGGCAGGTGCATGCGCAGGCGACTGACCTCTTCAGGTGGTCGGGGCGCACGTACGCGCTGGGCCTGAGCATGGGCGGCCTGATGGCGCTGCGTTCGGCGCTGCCGGGTGCGCCGTACCCGGTTGAGGGCGTGGCGCTGATCGACGGGTGGGTGGACCTGCGCCTCGCGTGGGGCTCGGCCCTGTCGCGCCGTGAGGAGATCGGGGCGGCGTACGGACTGGCTGACCCGCCGGAGGACCTGAATCCGGCGTGGCTGGCCCGGGCCTGGGGGCCGCGTCCGCTGCTGGTGTTCGGCAGTCCCGATGACCGCACGGTGCCCTTCGATCGCAACGGCGAGGCGCTGTGGGCCGAGGCGGGCGAGCCGGATGTGGGCGGACTGGTGCGCCTGAGTGGCGGGCACCTGGGCGGGAACCGTTTCACGCCGGACGTGGCGCGGCAGGTCGCGGCGTTCTACCGCACGCTGGAGCGCCGGTGA
- a CDS encoding acyltransferase — translation MTDPDPASPAPPARAPAAPGGNLTAIDMFRGLTIIEVVAHHSTGVMLRYLDPASTAHLYTLILNRTLHFAVPAFVFLSAVVLTRSLLKRFEPGRYFWRRLTRGGWPYLLWSVLYALWYVWTDQRLPESLTDPARWRDWLLYGKASYHLYFLLVALEVYVVLPLMLPLARRKPSITAALIFGAALQLGLYLLNREVLRLPFPASTVLWYMLPITLGVAVGARLDEFPAWWRRRRWVLLPVLTLAFSLYLPEALAYARGERVTPIVYSGLSWLYTSLTALALLGLAFRVQRSASTVRLTVALLGTVSLQVYLIHPALLQALERWDAPDGTPWQVALTMLGYFLLALGIPALLGRALLHTRLSTWLFGR, via the coding sequence GTGACGGACCCTGACCCTGCTTCACCTGCCCCGCCCGCACGGGCACCCGCCGCGCCCGGCGGCAACCTGACGGCCATCGACATGTTCCGGGGGCTGACGATCATCGAGGTCGTCGCGCACCACTCGACCGGGGTGATGCTGCGGTACCTCGACCCGGCCTCGACGGCGCACCTGTACACGTTGATCCTGAACCGCACGCTGCACTTCGCGGTGCCCGCGTTCGTGTTCCTGTCGGCGGTGGTCCTGACCCGCAGCCTGCTCAAGCGCTTCGAGCCGGGGCGGTACTTCTGGCGTCGCCTGACGCGCGGCGGCTGGCCGTACCTGCTCTGGAGCGTGCTGTACGCCCTGTGGTACGTGTGGACGGACCAGCGCCTGCCCGAATCCCTGACCGACCCGGCGCGCTGGCGGGACTGGCTGCTGTACGGCAAGGCCAGTTACCACCTGTACTTCCTGCTCGTGGCGCTGGAGGTCTACGTGGTGCTGCCCCTCATGTTGCCCCTGGCGCGGCGGAAGCCCAGCATCACGGCGGCGCTGATCTTCGGCGCGGCGTTGCAGCTGGGCCTGTACCTCCTGAACCGCGAGGTGCTGCGCCTGCCGTTCCCGGCGAGCACGGTGCTGTGGTACATGCTGCCCATCACGCTGGGCGTGGCGGTCGGCGCGCGACTGGACGAGTTCCCGGCGTGGTGGCGGCGGCGGCGCTGGGTGCTGCTGCCCGTCCTGACGCTGGCGTTCAGCCTGTACCTGCCCGAGGCGCTGGCCTACGCGCGTGGCGAGCGGGTCACGCCCATCGTGTACTCGGGCCTGTCGTGGCTGTACACCAGCCTGACGGCGCTGGCACTGCTGGGGCTGGCCTTCCGGGTGCAGCGCAGCGCGTCCACGGTGCGCCTGACCGTGGCGCTGCTGGGCACCGTCAGCCTGCAGGTGTACCTGATCCACCCGGCGCTGCTGCAGGCGCTGGAACGCTGGGACGCGCCCGACGGCACGCCGTGGCAGGTGGCGCTGACCATGCTGGGGTACTTCCTGCTCGCGCTGGGCATCCCGGCGCTGCTGGGCCGGGCGCTGCTGCACACCCGCCTGAGCACGTGGCTGTTCGGCCGGTGA
- a CDS encoding prephenate dehydrogenase, which yields MSAASPSAPGPLFETAVVAGVGLIGGSVALGLRQRLLARRVIGLDASPEVLREAEALGVVDEVHTRGGEWLRGADLVVLAAPMRALAPLARELAPFLNPSALVTDVGSVKGGIAAEMERLGVRHFVAGHPMAGSERGGVTHARAALLENAVWVLTPTDHTPLTALSKARTLVEQLGAAPVVMPPDAHDALVATISHLPYLASLALTHMVARDERLSLLAAGGFRDLTRVASGDPRMSRDMVVENKGALREALTRFRRQLERLEADLDEPEELLEAAREGKRTRDSLPIVRRSLLPQRHDLVVAVPDRPNQIGAVTQALGAAGVNIKDIEVLAIREDGGAIRLGLETPEDVASAAAILQTAGFEVRGRA from the coding sequence ATGAGTGCCGCTTCACCGTCCGCCCCTGGCCCGCTGTTCGAGACCGCCGTGGTGGCGGGGGTGGGGCTGATCGGCGGGAGTGTCGCGCTGGGGCTGCGGCAGCGGCTGCTGGCGCGGCGCGTGATCGGCCTGGACGCCAGCCCCGAGGTGTTGCGTGAGGCCGAGGCGCTGGGCGTCGTGGACGAGGTGCACACGAGGGGCGGCGAGTGGCTTCGCGGCGCGGATCTGGTGGTGCTGGCCGCGCCGATGCGGGCGCTGGCGCCGCTGGCGCGCGAACTGGCACCGTTCCTGAACCCGTCGGCGCTGGTCACCGACGTGGGCAGCGTGAAGGGCGGCATTGCCGCCGAGATGGAGCGGCTGGGCGTGCGGCACTTCGTGGCGGGGCACCCCATGGCGGGCAGTGAACGGGGCGGCGTGACGCACGCGCGCGCGGCGCTGCTGGAGAACGCCGTATGGGTGCTGACGCCCACCGACCACACGCCGCTGACGGCCCTGAGTAAGGCCCGGACGCTGGTGGAGCAACTGGGGGCGGCGCCGGTCGTGATGCCACCGGACGCGCACGACGCGCTGGTCGCCACGATCAGTCACCTGCCGTACCTCGCGAGTCTGGCCCTGACGCACATGGTCGCGCGGGACGAACGATTGAGCCTGCTCGCGGCGGGCGGCTTCCGGGACCTGACGCGCGTGGCGAGCGGCGACCCCCGCATGAGCCGCGACATGGTCGTGGAGAACAAGGGCGCGCTGCGCGAGGCCCTGACCCGCTTCCGGCGGCAGCTGGAACGCCTGGAAGCCGACCTGGACGAACCCGAGGAACTGCTGGAGGCCGCGCGTGAGGGCAAGCGCACGCGCGACAGCCTGCCCATCGTGCGGCGCAGTCTGCTGCCGCAGCGACACGATCTGGTCGTGGCGGTGCCGGACAGGCCGAACCAGATCGGGGCGGTCACGCAGGCGCTGGGCGCGGCAGGCGTGAACATCAAGGACATCGAGGTGCTGGCGATCCGCGAGGACGGCGGCGCGATCCGCCTGGGCCTGGAAACCCCGGAGGACGTGGCGAGTGCGGCCGCGATCCTCCAGACGGCGGGGTTCGAGGTGCGTGGCCGCGCCTGA
- a CDS encoding TSUP family transporter — protein MPGPEVLLYGLPLAFLAGFIDAVAGGGGTITLPTLFFMGLSPAQVVATNKLLAIFGSGSATVQYWRKGHVDRALVVRLIPLALLGSAIGASLVRFVNPDAFRTLVGVVILVVGALVLANKSFGLEDRYPGLTARTLALTLPGTFIIGVYDGFLGPGTGTFAMFLFALAGFNLVRASGNARTLNFATNLGAFTFFLIGGQMVWWIGLPMGLANALGATLGARMAMLRGSAFVKWMYGLIVLLVSARLFLG, from the coding sequence GTGCCCGGTCCCGAAGTCCTGCTGTACGGCCTCCCCCTCGCCTTCCTCGCGGGCTTTATCGACGCGGTCGCCGGGGGCGGCGGCACCATCACCCTGCCCACGCTGTTCTTCATGGGCCTGAGCCCCGCGCAGGTCGTCGCCACGAACAAACTCCTGGCGATCTTCGGATCCGGCAGCGCCACCGTGCAGTACTGGCGCAAGGGCCACGTGGACCGCGCCCTCGTCGTGCGCCTGATCCCCCTGGCCCTGCTGGGCAGCGCCATCGGCGCGTCCCTCGTGCGCTTCGTGAACCCCGACGCGTTCCGCACCCTGGTCGGCGTGGTCATCCTGGTCGTCGGTGCCCTCGTGCTGGCGAACAAGTCCTTCGGGCTGGAGGACCGTTACCCCGGCCTCACCGCCCGCACGCTGGCCCTCACCCTGCCCGGCACGTTCATCATCGGCGTGTACGACGGCTTTCTGGGGCCCGGCACCGGCACGTTCGCCATGTTCCTGTTCGCCCTGGCGGGCTTCAACCTCGTGCGCGCCAGTGGGAACGCCCGCACCCTGAACTTCGCCACGAACCTCGGCGCGTTCACGTTCTTCCTGATCGGCGGGCAGATGGTCTGGTGGATCGGCCTGCCCATGGGCCTCGCCAACGCGCTGGGCGCCACGCTGGGCGCGCGCATGGCGATGCTGCGCGGCAGCGCCTTCGTGAAATGGATGTACGGCCTGATCGTCCTGCTCGTCAGCGCCCGGCTGTTCCTGGGCTGA
- a CDS encoding YkoP family protein, producing the protein MRRRVLLLPATLLAAWGWRWAGLGALRRARSAQPGLGLIFEGGPHPQVTPALLAALGEAGVQATFALNGAAARRHPDLVRAVQAQGHDVTARLPRHPWAWGAARQATAALRSVLGQDPAGLSVGARPTLTGWLAGFLAGAPVIAGQGHAGPDGSLSGVRPGALLHLPGTDDRLAAQLPALLADLRAREFEVLPLRALRGLRPERPRDLPATALQEVDVWYDRLGRIRRVGNRASSLFRAGTAPYPLADQPLREGGTVRRGERLIEFHLDSARLTELAERPVAGRRIVTASVRDLARALRDDPDLNTFGAVFSISIFSDVLGLYGFTVVDLPPAHERRLTWWSRVIRRAYGVSDPQKRHTPKLAVMSRAAFVERHARD; encoded by the coding sequence GTGAGACGCCGCGTCCTGCTGCTGCCTGCCACGCTGCTGGCTGCGTGGGGGTGGCGCTGGGCGGGCCTGGGGGCGCTGCGCCGCGCGCGGTCCGCGCAGCCGGGCCTGGGCCTGATCTTCGAGGGCGGCCCGCACCCGCAGGTCACGCCGGCCCTGCTGGCGGCGCTGGGTGAGGCGGGCGTCCAGGCGACCTTCGCGCTGAACGGCGCGGCGGCCCGCCGGCACCCGGACCTCGTGCGGGCCGTGCAGGCGCAGGGGCATGACGTGACCGCCCGCCTGCCGCGCCACCCCTGGGCGTGGGGAGCGGCGCGGCAGGCGACAGCGGCCCTGCGGAGCGTGCTGGGCCAGGATCCCGCCGGGCTCAGCGTAGGCGCGCGCCCCACGCTGACGGGCTGGCTGGCGGGGTTCCTGGCGGGCGCGCCGGTCATCGCCGGGCAGGGCCACGCGGGCCCGGACGGGAGCCTGTCGGGCGTCCGGCCCGGCGCGCTGCTGCACCTGCCGGGCACCGACGACCGGCTGGCCGCGCAGCTGCCGGCGCTGCTGGCGGACCTGCGCGCGCGGGAGTTCGAGGTGCTGCCGCTGCGCGCCCTGCGCGGCCTGCGCCCGGAACGTCCCCGCGACCTTCCCGCCACCGCCCTGCAGGAGGTGGACGTCTGGTACGACCGGCTGGGCCGCATCCGCCGCGTCGGGAACCGCGCCAGCAGCCTGTTCCGGGCCGGTACGGCCCCGTACCCGCTGGCGGATCAACCGCTGCGCGAGGGGGGCACCGTGCGGCGCGGCGAGCGGCTGATCGAGTTCCACCTCGACAGCGCCCGCCTGACCGAACTCGCCGAGCGGCCCGTCGCCGGGCGGCGCATCGTGACGGCGTCCGTGCGGGACCTCGCGCGGGCCCTGCGGGACGACCCGGACCTGAACACGTTCGGCGCGGTGTTCAGCATCAGCATCTTCTCGGACGTGCTGGGCCTGTACGGCTTCACAGTGGTGGACCTCCCGCCCGCGCACGAGCGGCGCCTGACGTGGTGGTCCCGCGTGATCCGCCGCGCGTACGGCGTGTCCGATCCGCAGAAACGCCACACGCCGAAACTCGCCGTGATGTCCCGCGCCGCGTTCGTCGAACGGCACGCGCGCGACTGA
- a CDS encoding carboxylesterase/lipase family protein, whose product MTESGRVQGRALLVHGEVALAWLGVPYAAPASGAGRFRAPQPHPGWTGVRNATQFAPDMLQPLDPSVTLRPSVEGSLVLNVWAPATPGPHPVLVWFHGGAYRAGSGRLYDGREYAAHRGVVVVTVNSRLGPLGYADFAGLFGDDQFAVNAGYLDQRAALAWVSRNVPAFGGDPARVTVAGESAGAVTVNLLLRDPTARGLFAGAAAQSGGVNQLSTRENSVELAAAYARALGVKAATRDRLWTLPASAFVRSLHTLERVRPRQLNSRPTLDGAVLPGSVSELLARPAAPVPLLAGANRDEYALFVKLPDRVFPRTDRALLTRVLTGAAGDARARAILAGYPDDPDGLVALGTDLFFHAPNDALLRAHPAPSFRYRFDWGTRFFDLGAAHGLELLFLWPRPMGLSSDVIRGGDRARRARLARAMQDSWAHFVHHGHPGADWTAWTPEQPQVTHLTLDGLTRSAGGEARRLALWQDLLPLMP is encoded by the coding sequence ATGACCGAGTCCGGGCGGGTGCAGGGCCGCGCGCTGCTCGTGCACGGCGAGGTGGCGCTGGCGTGGCTGGGCGTGCCGTACGCGGCGCCTGCTTCCGGCGCGGGCCGGTTCCGGGCGCCGCAGCCGCACCCGGGCTGGACGGGCGTGCGGAACGCCACGCAGTTCGCGCCGGACATGCTGCAACCGCTGGACCCATCCGTGACGCTGCGCCCGTCGGTGGAGGGCAGCTTGGTGCTGAACGTCTGGGCTCCGGCCACGCCCGGACCGCACCCGGTCCTCGTGTGGTTCCACGGGGGGGCGTACCGCGCGGGCAGCGGTCGGCTGTACGACGGGCGCGAGTACGCCGCGCACCGGGGCGTGGTGGTCGTGACCGTGAATTCTCGGCTAGGCCCGCTGGGCTACGCGGATTTCGCGGGGCTGTTCGGGGATGATCAGTTCGCCGTGAACGCCGGGTACCTGGATCAGCGTGCGGCGCTGGCGTGGGTGTCCCGCAACGTCCCGGCGTTCGGGGGTGACCCGGCCCGCGTGACGGTCGCGGGGGAATCGGCGGGTGCTGTGACGGTGAACCTGCTGCTGCGCGACCCGACGGCACGCGGCCTGTTCGCGGGCGCGGCCGCGCAGAGCGGTGGGGTCAACCAGCTGTCCACCCGGGAGAACAGCGTGGAGCTGGCCGCCGCGTACGCCCGGGCGCTGGGTGTGAAGGCGGCCACCCGTGACCGCCTGTGGACGCTGCCCGCATCGGCGTTCGTGCGCAGCCTGCACACGCTGGAACGCGTGCGGCCCCGGCAGCTGAACTCCCGCCCCACGCTGGACGGCGCGGTCCTGCCCGGCAGCGTGTCCGAGCTGCTGGCCCGACCGGCTGCGCCCGTGCCGCTGCTGGCGGGCGCGAACCGCGACGAGTACGCCCTGTTCGTGAAACTCCCGGACCGGGTGTTCCCCCGCACCGACCGCGCGCTCCTGACCCGCGTCCTGACCGGCGCGGCGGGCGACGCGCGCGCCCGGGCGATCCTGGCCGGGTACCCGGACGACCCGGACGGGCTGGTGGCGCTGGGCACCGACCTGTTCTTCCACGCGCCGAACGACGCGCTGCTGCGCGCGCACCCGGCCCCCTCGTTCCGGTACCGCTTCGACTGGGGCACGCGGTTCTTCGACCTGGGCGCCGCGCACGGCCTGGAGCTGCTGTTCCTGTGGCCCCGCCCGATGGGCCTGTCGTCGGACGTCATCAGGGGCGGCGACCGCGCGCGGCGCGCCCGGCTGGCGCGCGCCATGCAGGACAGCTGGGCGCACTTCGTGCACCACGGACACCCCGGCGCGGACTGGACAGCGTGGACGCCCGAACAGCCGCAGGTCACGCACCTCACCCTGGACGGCCTGACCCGCTCGGCGGGCGGTGAGGCCCGGCGGCTGGCGCTGTGGCAGGACCTGCTGCCGCTCATGCCGTGA
- a CDS encoding Cof-type HAD-IIB family hydrolase, producing MLGLICVDVDGTLVGTGNLVRDDVWAALADARARGVRIALCSGRPAIGNARAYAERLDPDGWHVFQNGASIVNVGSGASLSEAIPEDGLKLLIDRAAQTDRLLEVYTDLEFAITKPGDLAERHAALLGVPYEARTPESLDGTVVRAQWVVPRAEEGAVVAEPHPGLDLHPAGSPVMPDAMFISVTRAGVSKGTAVQRVAAQYGLSMDRVMMVGDGENDVTALRVVGHPVAMGNADAPAVAASRYRVAHVDEGGLREAVELALTL from the coding sequence ATGCTTGGACTGATCTGTGTGGATGTGGACGGCACCCTGGTGGGCACCGGGAACCTCGTGCGGGACGACGTGTGGGCCGCGCTGGCGGATGCCCGCGCGCGCGGCGTGCGGATCGCGCTGTGCAGTGGCCGCCCCGCCATCGGCAACGCCCGTGCGTACGCCGAGCGGCTTGACCCGGACGGCTGGCACGTCTTCCAGAACGGCGCGAGCATCGTGAACGTGGGCAGCGGCGCCAGCCTGTCCGAAGCCATTCCCGAGGATGGATTAAAGCTGCTGATCGACCGCGCCGCGCAGACCGACCGGCTGCTGGAGGTCTACACCGACCTGGAGTTCGCCATCACGAAACCCGGTGACCTCGCCGAGCGGCACGCGGCCCTGCTGGGCGTTCCGTACGAGGCCCGGACGCCGGAGAGCCTGGACGGCACGGTCGTCCGCGCGCAGTGGGTCGTGCCCCGCGCCGAAGAAGGCGCGGTCGTCGCCGAACCGCACCCCGGCCTGGACCTGCACCCGGCGGGCAGCCCGGTCATGCCGGACGCGATGTTCATCAGCGTCACGCGCGCCGGGGTCAGCAAGGGTACGGCGGTGCAGCGCGTCGCGGCGCAGTACGGCCTGAGCATGGACCGCGTGATGATGGTCGGCGACGGCGAGAACGATGTGACCGCCCTGCGCGTCGTGGGGCACCCGGTTGCCATGGGGAACGCCGACGCACCCGCCGTCGCCGCCAGCCGCTACCGTGTCGCGCACGTGGACGAGGGCGGCCTGCGCGAAGCGGTCGAGCTGGCCCTGACCCTCTGA
- a CDS encoding serine/threonine-protein kinase, with protein MNDAQALNAQGALTDRVTLSERAGVRCESACWAGRAVFAKTLVFDDPDTRARFEHEGSVAASVRHPLVVSPLAVARDALLFPLIGGVTLRERLDGGPLGADEATLVAGGVLAAVTALHACGVTHHDLKPENVMLDGGRAAFDAVRVIDFGMSHSVKLPLDIHSGTRMGTPHFMAPEQFLGVRGDPRSDLYSLGVLLFDCLAGEPPFEDAFGWLAGLSDLRAPLPGPEALHGLLTRCLTRDRTQRPASATALYTDLSDARGALGLPALPDLEDWAGECR; from the coding sequence GTGAATGACGCGCAGGCTCTGAACGCCCAGGGGGCATTGACGGACCGGGTGACCCTCAGCGAGCGGGCGGGGGTGCGCTGCGAGTCGGCGTGCTGGGCGGGCCGGGCAGTGTTCGCCAAGACGCTGGTCTTCGACGATCCTGACACCCGCGCCCGGTTCGAGCACGAGGGCAGCGTGGCCGCCAGCGTCCGGCACCCGCTGGTGGTATCGCCGCTTGCCGTGGCGCGCGACGCCCTGCTGTTTCCGCTGATCGGGGGCGTGACGCTGCGCGAACGGCTCGACGGGGGGCCACTCGGTGCGGACGAGGCCACGCTGGTCGCCGGGGGGGTGCTGGCCGCCGTGACGGCGCTGCACGCGTGCGGCGTGACGCACCACGACCTCAAACCCGAGAACGTGATGCTCGACGGGGGCCGCGCAGCGTTCGACGCGGTTCGCGTGATCGACTTCGGCATGAGCCACTCGGTGAAGCTGCCGCTGGACATCCACAGCGGGACGCGCATGGGCACCCCGCACTTCATGGCACCCGAGCAGTTCCTGGGCGTGCGGGGCGACCCGAGAAGCGACCTGTACTCGCTGGGCGTGCTGCTGTTCGACTGCCTGGCGGGCGAACCGCCCTTCGAGGACGCGTTCGGGTGGCTGGCGGGCCTGAGTGACCTGCGCGCGCCGCTGCCCGGCCCGGAGGCGCTGCACGGCCTCCTGACGCGCTGCCTGACGCGGGACCGGACACAGCGGCCCGCGAGCGCCACGGCGCTGTACACGGACCTGAGTGACGCGCGCGGCGCGCTGGGCCTCCCGGCCCTGCCGGACCTGGAGGACTGGGCGGGCGAATGCCGCTGA
- a CDS encoding DUF1622 domain-containing protein, translating into MLELVKGWTEVVATGVEVAAALIIALAALLALIRALVAFVRPSAQPDTQKESLRLELGRWLAVALEFTLAADILRTAIAPSWDDIGKLAAIAALRTLLNFFLQREIDGHRARGAEAEAASRDGAVSPGTAGR; encoded by the coding sequence ATGCTGGAGCTGGTGAAGGGCTGGACGGAGGTCGTGGCGACCGGGGTGGAGGTCGCGGCGGCCCTGATCATCGCGCTGGCGGCGCTGCTGGCGCTGATCCGGGCGCTGGTGGCGTTCGTGCGGCCCTCGGCGCAACCGGACACGCAGAAGGAGTCGCTGCGGCTGGAACTGGGCCGCTGGCTGGCGGTGGCGCTGGAGTTCACGCTCGCGGCGGACATCCTGCGCACGGCGATCGCGCCGTCGTGGGACGACATCGGGAAGCTGGCGGCCATCGCGGCGCTGCGGACGCTGCTGAACTTCTTCCTGCAGCGCGAGATCGACGGGCACCGCGCGCGGGGGGCCGAGGCGGAGGCGGCCTCGCGGGATGGGGCGGTCAGCCCAGGAACAGCCGGGCGCTGA